Part of the Deltaproteobacteria bacterium genome is shown below.
GACGGCAGCAACACTGATGACCTGAATGATTTCAGACCCGGCAGAGATGCAGCAATAAAACTTGGCATAAGGAGTCCGCTTGTTGAGGCAGGGCTCTCTAAGGATGAGATAAGAGAGTTGAGCAGGCAAATGGGATTAAAAACATGGGACAAGCCGTCTTTTGCATGCCTGTCTTCAAGGTTTCCCTATGGCACACAAATTACAGAGGAAAGACTGTATAAGGTAGAAAGGTGTGAAAGGTTTTTAAAGGAACTGGGCTTCAGACAATTCAGGGTGAGGTATCACAATGACACAGCAAGGATAGAGGTATCTCCGCAGGAACTAAAAGGCTTTCTGGATGATGCAAAGAGGCTTGCGATAGTCAAACGATTTAAAGAAGTGGGTTTTACATATATAACACTGGACCTACAGGGTTATAGGACAGGGAGTATGAATGAGGTAATAAAAAAGGAATGATACAGCCAAATCTTCCTATTCCAATATCAAGTCGCCATATGTTATAGATTTTCTTAAATTCCCGCAAGTCTTCCTTGCCTGTCAATGTCAATCCTCTCTGCAAGCGGATTCATTGGCAGACCGGGCATAAGCAGTATATTTCCGCAAACAACCACAATGAACCCTGCACCTGCAGCAGGCAATACCTTATGAACAGTTATATTAAAACCCTTCGGTCTTCCCAAAAGGGACGGATTGTCAGATAGTGATTTATGTGTCTTAGCAATGCACACAGGAAGTCTGCCATATCCCAACCGCTCTGTTTCTTTAATACCTTCAACAGCGTCCTCTGAATATGAAACTCCATCTGCCCCATATATCTTTCTGGCAATAGTCTCAATCTTTTCCCTTATACCTGCATCAAGATTATACAGATATTTGAAATTTCCACTCCATTTACAGAGTTCTATTAGTTCCTGTGCTGTATCAAGTCCTCCAGTGCCGCCTCTATTTCTTACATCAGTTACAAGATATGAAGAATGGATTTTTGCAATATGTTTTCCGTAAGGTATGATATGTTTGACAGGGATATTCAGTTTTCTTGCGATGCTATCTAAAGGTTTTGGTGAGGCAGAATGGGCTATTTCCACATCAGATTCCATTTACGACCTGCTGAATGAATAAAGGTGTGCTGATACAGAGGGATGGTGTATGACTTATCAAATAAACTTATATGCTCTACCAACTGAGCTATCCGCCCGATAAAGCAAGCATTCTAAAGATAAAGTGGTGTTATCTTAAAATAACAACCTTATCTGCCGCTTTATTTATTCACAGCACTCTTTAATGCTTTACCAGGTTTAAACTTTGGAACCTTTACTGCTGCTATCTTAATCTCTTCGCCGGTTCTTGGATTTCTTCCCTTCCTTGCCTTTCTTTTTGAAATGCTGAAGGTGCCAAAACCAACAAGGCTGACCTTTTTTCCTTTTTTAAGAGAGGTTGTGACGCTGTCAATAAATGAACCGAGTGCCTTTTCAGCAGCCACTTTTGTTACTCC
Proteins encoded:
- the larE gene encoding ATP-dependent sacrificial sulfur transferase LarE, producing MLRLQKSKGEKHAFRSQESGEETLNLKLKALQNILQEMGSVLVAFSGGVDSTFLLNVAADTLGNNIIAVTATSPTYPASELEEARKLANDFGVRHLIIDSNELLIPDFAENTEKRCYYCKSELFDIASAEAKKLGINHVADGSNTDDLNDFRPGRDAAIKLGIRSPLVEAGLSKDEIRELSRQMGLKTWDKPSFACLSSRFPYGTQITEERLYKVERCERFLKELGFRQFRVRYHNDTARIEVSPQELKGFLDDAKRLAIVKRFKEVGFTYITLDLQGYRTGSMNEVIKKE
- a CDS encoding formate--tetrahydrofolate ligase, with the protein product MESDVEIAHSASPKPLDSIARKLNIPVKHIIPYGKHIAKIHSSYLVTDVRNRGGTGGLDTAQELIELCKWSGNFKYLYNLDAGIREKIETIARKIYGADGVSYSEDAVEGIKETERLGYGRLPVCIAKTHKSLSDNPSLLGRPKGFNITVHKVLPAAGAGFIVVVCGNILLMPGLPMNPLAERIDIDRQGRLAGI
- a CDS encoding HU family DNA-binding protein, coding for MTKGEIVSAIASKAGVTKVAAEKALGSFIDSVTTSLKKGKKVSLVGFGTFSISKRKARKGRNPRTGEEIKIAAVKVPKFKPGKALKSAVNK